A window of the Cicer arietinum cultivar CDC Frontier isolate Library 1 chromosome 6, Cicar.CDCFrontier_v2.0, whole genome shotgun sequence genome harbors these coding sequences:
- the LOC101504290 gene encoding NDR1/HIN1-like protein 1 → MSIKECSHHDDEDRRQLLHRILAAIASLIILILVTIFLIWIILKPTKPRFTIQDATIYTFNISSPISSPFPTPNTLTLTMQVTLSIHNPNNRIGIYYQKLHVYGSYKNQQISLPTVIPDTYQGHKDFTVWSPFIYGVGVPVSPSRLSALVQDENNGMVLVNVKVNGRVKWKVGSWISGRYHIFVNCPAYVRFAGDRNNGIGVVAPAVKFQLLQSCSVDV, encoded by the coding sequence ATGTCCATAAAAGAATGCAGCCACCACGACGACGAAGACCGCCGCCAACTCCTCCACCGCATACTGGCGGCGATAGCATCACTCATAATTCTAATACTCGTAACGATCTTCTTAATATGGATAATTCTCAAACCTACAAAACCACGTTTCACAATCCAAGACGCCACAATTTACACGTTCAACATCTCATCTCCAATTTCTTCACCTTTTCCAACACCAAACACACTTACTCTCACAATGCAAGTCACACTCTCAATTCATAACCCAAACAACAGAATCGGAATTTACTATCAAAAACTCCACGTGTACGGCTCTTATAAAAACCAGCAGATCTCACTCCCCACGGTAATTCCTGACACTTACCAAGGTCATAAGGATTTTACCGTTTGGTCGCCGTTTATTTACGGCGTTGGTGTTCCCGTTTCGCCGTCTAGACTTAGCGCTTTAGTACAAGATGAGAATAACGGAATGGTTTTGGTCAACGTTAAAGTTAACGGAAGGGTTAAGTGGAAAGTAGGGAGTTGGATCTCTGGAAGGTACCATATTTTTGTTAACTGTCCGGCTTATGTTAGGTTCGCCGGTGATCGGAATAATGGGATCGGAGTTGTTGCTCCGGCGGTTAAGTTTCAGCTTTTGCAAAGTTGTAGTGTTGACGTTTAG